A single window of Amphiura filiformis chromosome 17, Afil_fr2py, whole genome shotgun sequence DNA harbors:
- the LOC140138039 gene encoding cell adhesion molecule 2-like produces MALYLITLQLLLVVLPFLDPNGVTMATKGPFVEEPKNRTVTIGGTVSFPCIRDPEEDCTVLWYSIKSQKYLTRNKALMQNNDNTMSGHYSLSGIDRNDFTLTIHNVSLRDVGAYQCVCFVSQTYFSPRAELVVNIPPNPDYPSCRIAGLEETLYVGQYLTFHCSSIGGRPPADLKWIRGMNEVLETDNIKSPSSSSTYRTYLKPEDFGQLFTCVASSPALLMPRKCTVGPLYPTSVVQIDVIPEVETIEGLQPLSFGCSANFSEFGVRNFQPVTNYSWYINDSKVRFGMVGVMLENDRQFMFMNQTTHLPRNTQITCEAFGPYGSYGNATVMINNPKFENESYIEVTEPMVFIVGQKQKQNLTFANCFYQCWWPNAIGHYDSHRSLCSQAMSVFKKTPCSSSSSGFSLRRHAMYTNQRVSEPSINDTGDTHEHVRIY; encoded by the coding sequence ATGGCTTTATATCTGATAACACTTCAGCTGCTGCTTGTGGTTTTACCCTTTCTTGACCCAAATGGGGTAACCATGGCAACTAAAGGTCCATTTGTAGAGGAGCCCAAAAATCGGACGGTCACAATTGGTGGAACTGTGAGTTTCCCATGCATCAGGGATCCGGAAGAAGACTGCACTGTTCTTTGGTACTCTATAAAGtctcaaaaatatttgacaagaaACAAagctttgatgcaaaataatgaCAATACGATGTCAGGACATTATTCGTTGTCTGGAATTGACCGGAATGATTTCACCCTAACGATTCACAACGTATCATTAAGGGATGTGGGTGCTTACCAATGCGTTTGCTTCGTCTCGCAGACCTACTTTTCACCTCGTGCTGAACTTGTAGTGAATATCCCACCAAATCCGGATTATCCTTCGTGTCGCATCGCAGGCTTGGAAGAAACTCTATATGTTGGACAATATTTAACATTCCATTGTTCTTCAATCGGTGGCAGGCCACCTGCAGACCTCAAGTGGATTCGTGGGATGAACGAAGTCCTGGAAACTGACAACATCAAATCTCCATCTTCAAGCAGTACGTATCGTACGTATTTGAAGCCAGAAGATTTTGGCCAACTGTTTACATGTGTAGCCTCTTCCCCAGCTCTGCTTATGCCACGCAAATGTACTGTAGGGCCGTTATACCCCACATCTGTGGTTCAAATTGACGTTATTCCGGAGGTGGAAACCATCGAAGGACTGCAGCCTTTGAGCTTCGGATGCTCAGCAAACTTTTCTGAATTTGGAGTTCGTAATTTTCAACCAGTAACGAACTATTCATGGTACATTAATGACTCCAAGGTTCGATTTGGAATGGTTGGTGTGATGCTGGAAAATGATAGGCAATTTATGTTTATGAATCAAACTACACATCTCCCACGCAATACTCAGATTACTTGTGAAGCCTTTGGACCCTATGGTTCTTATGGAAATGCTACTGTTATGATCAATAACCCCAAGTTTGAGAATGAATCTTATATAGAAGTAACAGAGCCAATGGTTTTTATCGTTGgtcagaaacaaaaacaaaatttgacattCGCCAATTGTTTTTATCAATGCTGGTGGCCTAATGCTATTGGTCACTATGATTCTCATCGTAGTCTGTGTTCCCAAGCAATGTCGGTGTTTAAAAAAACACCGTGCAGCTCTTCGTCGTCGGGATTCTCGTTACGCCGACATGCAATGTACACAAACCAACGGGTGTCCGAGCCCTCTATTAATGACACCGGAGACACACATGAACACGTACGAATCTACTGA